A window of the Butyricimonas virosa genome harbors these coding sequences:
- a CDS encoding AAA family ATPase: MKNELNLIMSNNLRIDEEKYKSILQYIKLNITEKYEFPQEIVHVGGVTIATLGNFSASTGKPKSKKTFNVSAIVASALSGKEVLKYKAELPPCKNRILYIDTEQSKCHCHKVLERILTLAGLPTDQENDRIQFFVLREYTPEQRRDIISWALHEEQNIGLVIIDGIRDLIHDINSPSESLNIINELMRWSSYYELHIHTVLHLNKGDDNTRGHVGTELNNKAETVLQVSKNMENGKISEVRAMHIRDKEFVPFAFMIGEDSLPHLVEDYQFKINKRDRVTSFVDMSEELHRTALEVTFSECNEFNGYQTLLDALKKGYDSIGYSRGRNTLVNLCKFLMEHKAIVKAGRTYSYNNSFHL; the protein is encoded by the coding sequence ATGAAAAATGAATTGAATCTGATAATGTCCAATAATTTAAGGATAGATGAGGAAAAATATAAATCTATACTTCAATACATCAAGCTCAATATTACAGAAAAATACGAATTTCCGCAGGAGATTGTTCATGTCGGTGGTGTTACAATAGCCACATTAGGAAATTTCAGTGCTTCAACAGGTAAGCCTAAAAGTAAAAAAACATTCAATGTAAGTGCTATTGTTGCATCCGCACTTTCAGGCAAGGAAGTCTTGAAATATAAAGCGGAACTGCCTCCATGCAAGAATCGTATTCTATATATTGATACGGAACAGAGTAAATGCCATTGCCATAAAGTACTTGAACGTATTCTTACTCTGGCCGGTTTGCCCACAGACCAAGAGAATGACCGTATTCAATTTTTTGTTCTGAGAGAATACACACCAGAGCAACGTCGGGACATTATAAGTTGGGCATTACATGAGGAACAGAACATAGGTCTTGTTATTATAGATGGAATCCGTGATTTGATCCATGACATCAACAGCCCAAGTGAATCTCTTAACATCATAAATGAGCTTATGCGGTGGTCAAGTTATTATGAACTGCATATCCATACAGTGTTACACCTAAATAAAGGCGATGATAATACAAGGGGTCATGTAGGAACAGAGTTAAACAACAAAGCCGAAACTGTTCTTCAGGTCTCCAAAAATATGGAAAACGGAAAAATCAGTGAAGTCAGGGCAATGCATATACGAGACAAAGAGTTTGTCCCCTTTGCTTTTATGATTGGTGAAGATTCTCTGCCCCATTTGGTCGAAGACTATCAGTTCAAGATAAACAAGCGCGATAGAGTTACCTCTTTCGTTGATATGTCAGAAGAGTTACACCGTACCGCTTTGGAAGTCACATTCTCTGAATGTAACGAATTCAATGGCTATCAAACATTATTGGATGCATTAAAGAAAGGATATGACAGCATTGGTTATTCAAGAGGAAGAAATACATTGGTCAATCTATGTAAATTTCTGATGGAACATAAAGCCATCGTAAAAGCCGGTCGTACTTATTCTTATAACAACTCATTCCACCTCTAA
- a CDS encoding YitT family protein, with translation MVNILLKEKPFTREWFRTYALLIGGAFVLALGYSCFMAPYKIVPGGIYGITIVLQHKWGFPIGIAALCFNLPLSLLGLRVLGSGFGVKTFICFILVAVFSDSLPTLLLTLMGEPIPTDPMMALDPFKLGDEVLLACIFGGVVMGVGVGMIMKTRASSGGTDVLSNILYKWTHRPLGQLQIMIDSCIVVFGFLMFQDWKVPMYSWLSIFLMGKTIDIILQGFNAEKSFFIISDKAEEIREYVLNDLHRGGSIVPIQGMYNRAEKEMIMTMVNRRQMVTLQQAIYKIDPNAFVTIFDAKQILGKGFKRLDAE, from the coding sequence ATGGTGAATATACTTTTAAAAGAGAAACCGTTTACCCGTGAGTGGTTCCGGACATATGCCTTACTCATCGGGGGTGCTTTTGTGCTAGCACTGGGGTATAGTTGTTTTATGGCACCTTATAAAATTGTCCCGGGGGGAATCTATGGTATCACGATCGTCCTTCAACACAAGTGGGGGTTCCCGATCGGTATAGCCGCCTTGTGTTTCAACCTGCCATTGAGTTTGTTGGGCCTGCGGGTACTGGGTTCCGGTTTTGGGGTGAAAACGTTTATTTGTTTCATCCTTGTCGCTGTTTTCTCTGATAGTTTGCCTACGCTCTTGTTAACATTGATGGGTGAGCCGATACCCACGGATCCGATGATGGCACTCGATCCTTTCAAGTTAGGTGATGAGGTGTTGTTGGCGTGTATTTTTGGTGGTGTCGTCATGGGTGTTGGCGTGGGGATGATCATGAAAACACGTGCGTCAAGCGGGGGAACCGATGTGTTATCGAACATACTTTACAAGTGGACTCATCGTCCGCTGGGACAGTTGCAGATAATGATTGATTCGTGTATCGTGGTTTTCGGTTTTCTTATGTTCCAAGACTGGAAGGTGCCGATGTATTCGTGGCTTTCGATTTTCCTCATGGGTAAAACGATTGATATAATCCTTCAAGGGTTCAATGCAGAGAAAAGTTTCTTTATTATCTCCGACAAAGCAGAGGAAATTCGGGAGTATGTATTGAATGACTTGCACCGCGGTGGTTCCATCGTGCCGATACAAGGTATGTACAACCGTGCAGAAAAGGAGATGATCATGACGATGGTTAATCGTCGGCAGATGGTAACTTTACAACAGGCCATATACAAGATTGACCCGAATGCTTTTGTGACGATATTCGACGCTAAACAAATTCTCGGGAAAGGTTTCAAGCGGTTGGATGCTGAATGA
- a CDS encoding TetR/AcrR family transcriptional regulator has product MRTTLLITKEKIISVAQKLFIETSFYRTTMKDIARAAKVSRRTLYTHFNSKEDIFNHIVDQKIELIEQKLEQAVRTALPADKRLKLYIKERFNLIAELMGGSQPIKETFLHNNSKIEILRENIDRQELELLYSILRNGADAGIFSIKQPRRLANSLQSVFKSLEFGFIRQYEHQPRPQVINEYINILFHGIIKK; this is encoded by the coding sequence ATGAGAACAACCTTACTGATTACGAAAGAAAAAATTATCAGCGTGGCACAAAAATTGTTCATAGAAACAAGTTTTTATCGAACAACGATGAAGGATATTGCCCGTGCCGCTAAAGTCAGTCGGCGCACGCTATACACTCATTTTAACAGTAAGGAAGACATTTTTAACCACATCGTGGATCAAAAAATAGAATTAATCGAACAAAAACTTGAACAGGCAGTCAGAACGGCCTTGCCAGCCGACAAACGGTTGAAGTTATACATCAAGGAACGATTCAATTTAATAGCGGAACTCATGGGCGGTAGCCAACCTATCAAAGAAACTTTTTTACACAATAACAGCAAGATTGAAATACTACGGGAGAATATTGACAGACAAGAGCTCGAACTTCTCTATTCAATCCTTCGGAACGGGGCCGATGCGGGAATCTTCTCGATCAAGCAACCCCGGCGTTTGGCTAATTCCCTGCAATCCGTCTTCAAAAGCCTGGAATTCGGTTTCATACGCCAGTACGAACATCAACCACGACCACAAGTGATTAACGAGTATATTAACATATTATTTCACGGTATAATTAAGAAATAA
- a CDS encoding helix-turn-helix domain-containing protein produces MKHREIMSSNKRYSSCIKQMEDMVSVMKTEKPIERIRTLEQKINEVDKIITLENSVNQLKEELWLTKEVLSSSEVCSFLGISESYLYRLTSSKQIPHYKPNGKMIFFNRKELCEWAMRNPSKVEDNPSTINKIAL; encoded by the coding sequence ATGAAACATCGAGAAATAATGAGCAGCAATAAAAGATATTCCAGCTGTATAAAACAGATGGAAGATATGGTTTCTGTCATGAAGACGGAGAAACCGATTGAGCGCATACGTACTTTAGAACAGAAAATCAATGAGGTGGATAAAATAATCACCCTTGAAAACTCTGTCAATCAGCTAAAAGAAGAACTATGGCTAACAAAAGAAGTCTTGTCGTCATCTGAGGTTTGCTCTTTTCTAGGAATTTCAGAAAGTTATCTGTACAGGCTCACGTCATCTAAACAAATCCCCCATTACAAACCAAACGGGAAAATGATTTTTTTCAATAGAAAAGAACTATGTGAATGGGCGATGAGAAATCCGTCAAAAGTTGAAGATAATCCATCTACTATTAACAAGATTGCGCTATGA
- a CDS encoding 3-oxoacyl-ACP synthase III family protein produces MELYINAFAHYLPDNRVPNSYFKDVNGLDDEWIRTRTGISTRSKAGENENTNTMALEAVKRLHEKLPFPIEEVDLIVAATYSPHDTVATAAHMIQRHFKARAARCLTVSAACSSFINAMEIVEGYFAMNKATKAIVVASEHNTEYSNETCPQSGHLWGDGSVAIAISTIPEGEKAARILNIFTRGLGHIGKADTAVYLRPHHGGIGMPEGRDVFINACHYMIEGLNAVTNSQGIKLTDLKFIASHQANKRIMATVARQIDFPEDHMLSNIEEVGNTGCPSCAIALSQNLDRVDHGDLVALSVFGGGYSCGAVLLQFL; encoded by the coding sequence ATGGAATTATATATCAACGCCTTTGCCCATTATCTCCCGGACAACCGAGTACCTAACTCTTACTTCAAAGACGTGAATGGTCTGGATGACGAGTGGATTCGCACTCGTACTGGAATAAGCACCCGGAGTAAGGCTGGCGAGAACGAGAACACGAATACCATGGCCTTGGAAGCCGTTAAGCGCTTGCACGAAAAACTACCCTTCCCCATAGAGGAAGTCGACTTGATCGTGGCTGCTACTTACTCCCCCCACGACACGGTAGCAACAGCAGCGCACATGATACAACGTCATTTTAAGGCACGAGCCGCACGCTGTCTCACTGTTTCGGCAGCCTGTTCCTCGTTTATCAACGCCATGGAAATTGTAGAAGGATATTTCGCCATGAACAAGGCAACAAAAGCCATCGTCGTGGCCTCTGAGCATAACACGGAATACAGTAACGAGACTTGCCCGCAAAGTGGTCACCTGTGGGGTGACGGGTCTGTGGCAATCGCCATTTCCACCATACCGGAAGGAGAAAAAGCAGCCCGTATACTTAATATATTTACCCGCGGACTCGGACACATCGGCAAAGCAGACACCGCCGTTTACCTACGCCCACATCACGGGGGTATCGGTATGCCGGAAGGGCGTGACGTATTTATCAATGCCTGCCATTACATGATCGAGGGATTAAATGCTGTAACTAATAGCCAAGGCATAAAACTGACAGACTTGAAATTCATCGCCTCTCACCAAGCCAACAAGCGAATCATGGCTACCGTTGCACGTCAGATCGATTTCCCCGAAGATCACATGTTATCGAACATCGAGGAAGTAGGTAACACGGGATGCCCTAGTTGTGCTATCGCCTTATCGCAAAACCTTGACCGAGTCGACCATGGTGACCTCGTGGCACTCTCCGTGTTCGGGGGTGGGTACTCTTGCGGGGCAGTACTCTTGCAATTTTTATAA
- the mnmE gene encoding tRNA uridine-5-carboxymethylaminomethyl(34) synthesis GTPase MnmE yields the protein MNDQTVICAIATAPGMGAIAVIRLSGKGCIEICDRIFVSPSYKKLVDVLPNTIHFGKIVNKEELIDEVLISVFHAPHSFTGEDSIEISCHGSVYIQQRILQLLISSGARLAAPGEFTQRAFLNGKMDLSQAEAVADLIASSSAAAHKMALSQMRGGFSDELMKLRMELLHITSLLELELDFSEEDVEFADRSELRSIAIGIDTLISRLCASFSLGNVIKNGIPVAIVGNTNVGKSTLLNALLKEDRAIVSDIEGTTRDVIEDTINLQGITFRFIDTAGIRHTDDRVENMGIERTFSKIEQARIVLFLIDATKNTEQFLPYYTQVKEHLGPDTRLVILLNKTDQTDSADMILSQITSLSSGEKILPIAAKTGYNIHHLVDELVSTINLNALHSGDVIVSNARHYEALSHARLAIERVITGLDSHLSGEFVSQDIRECLHYLGEITGQITTDEVLGNIFKNFCIGK from the coding sequence ATGAATGACCAGACTGTAATATGTGCCATTGCCACGGCCCCCGGAATGGGTGCTATCGCCGTGATTCGCCTATCAGGGAAAGGATGTATTGAAATTTGTGACCGGATATTTGTTTCACCTTCCTATAAAAAACTGGTGGATGTTCTTCCGAATACAATTCATTTCGGAAAGATCGTCAACAAGGAGGAACTGATTGATGAAGTACTAATCTCCGTGTTCCACGCCCCCCACTCCTTCACCGGAGAAGACTCCATCGAAATTTCCTGCCATGGTTCAGTATACATTCAGCAACGCATATTACAACTATTAATCTCCTCCGGAGCACGGCTTGCCGCCCCCGGAGAATTTACTCAACGGGCTTTCTTGAATGGTAAAATGGACCTTTCACAAGCAGAAGCCGTTGCAGATCTAATCGCCTCATCCTCGGCAGCCGCCCACAAAATGGCATTAAGCCAAATGCGGGGTGGATTCTCGGACGAACTGATGAAACTGCGAATGGAACTGTTGCACATCACCTCCCTGTTGGAACTGGAACTGGATTTCTCGGAGGAAGACGTGGAGTTCGCCGACCGATCGGAACTTCGGAGTATTGCCATCGGTATTGACACGTTAATTTCTCGCTTATGTGCCTCCTTCTCCCTTGGCAACGTGATCAAAAACGGCATCCCGGTAGCCATTGTCGGTAATACTAACGTGGGAAAAAGTACCCTACTCAACGCTTTGCTAAAAGAAGATCGTGCCATCGTGTCCGACATCGAGGGTACCACTCGCGACGTGATAGAGGATACCATCAACCTCCAGGGAATCACCTTCCGTTTTATCGATACGGCAGGCATCCGCCACACAGACGACCGAGTAGAAAACATGGGTATCGAACGTACTTTTTCCAAAATTGAACAAGCCCGTATCGTATTGTTTTTAATAGATGCCACCAAAAACACGGAACAATTCCTTCCCTATTATACCCAAGTGAAAGAACATCTCGGACCGGATACCCGTTTAGTCATTTTACTCAACAAGACAGACCAAACAGATTCTGCCGACATGATCTTGTCACAAATCACGTCTCTATCTTCCGGGGAAAAGATTCTCCCGATTGCTGCAAAGACTGGATATAACATCCATCACTTGGTGGACGAGCTAGTTTCCACGATCAACCTAAACGCACTTCATTCAGGAGATGTCATCGTCAGCAATGCCCGCCATTACGAAGCCCTCTCCCATGCCCGCCTAGCCATCGAGCGAGTCATTACCGGCCTGGACTCCCATCTTAGTGGTGAGTTTGTATCACAAGACATTCGGGAATGCCTGCATTATCTCGGTGAAATCACGGGACAAATCACGACGGATGAGGTATTGGGAAATATATTTAAGAATTTTTGCATCGGTAAATAG
- a CDS encoding helix-turn-helix domain-containing protein encodes MTKKELEILLSRIEGLKALLEGNSLEQFQKEILRVEKFLKRFGSLDELLSHLEKLEDMAYAAKDFLSIDEVASYLQISKSSVYKITSSKELTVYKPNGKNIFILRSDLNDWIRRNPCLSNQELEKQANIVAYNLERANKQKRNNKVTNYEK; translated from the coding sequence ATGACAAAAAAGGAATTAGAAATACTGTTATCCAGAATAGAAGGACTTAAAGCGCTCCTTGAAGGTAATTCACTTGAACAGTTTCAAAAAGAGATTCTGAGAGTAGAGAAATTTCTCAAACGTTTTGGCTCATTGGATGAATTGTTATCACACCTTGAAAAGCTTGAAGATATGGCATACGCAGCAAAAGACTTCCTTAGTATTGATGAAGTTGCCTCCTATCTCCAGATTTCCAAGAGCTCTGTGTACAAGATAACCTCTTCAAAAGAGTTGACGGTGTACAAACCTAACGGGAAAAACATATTCATCCTCCGTTCTGATTTGAACGATTGGATTAGACGAAATCCTTGTCTGTCTAACCAGGAGCTTGAAAAGCAGGCCAATATCGTTGCATATAATCTGGAAAGGGCCAACAAACAAAAAAGAAACAACAAAGTGACAAACTATGAAAAATGA
- a CDS encoding site-specific integrase, translating to MAKKTIEPKEPVKLREKVLANGSRSLYLDIYRNGKRHKEYLKLYLFDAKTPAEKEQNRQTLATAQAVKAKRTIEIQNGEYTFTRQFKEDTPFLEYYRNMVEERRKNPESQGNWGNWRSCLRYLELYCDESTTFRDVTPEFVSGFKSFLENVEKDVYKRTTGVRRERDTFQGLSQNSKVSYFNKLRACINHAFDERIIAVNPLRGIEGFKAAESKRDYLTLEEVRTLASTSCRFPILKRAFLFSCLTGLRKSDIQKLTWGEVQKFGDFTRIVFRQKKTGGQEYLDISPQAERYMGERGKPDDNVFSGFTYGSWTSVELKRWAWEAGIHKDLTFHCGRHTFAVLMLDLGTDIYTVSKLLGHKEISTTQIYAKVLDKNKQNAVSLIPEIEQPKDHE from the coding sequence ATGGCAAAGAAAACGATTGAACCGAAAGAACCAGTGAAGCTTCGAGAAAAAGTGTTGGCAAACGGAAGTAGAAGTCTATATCTGGACATTTACCGGAATGGAAAGAGACATAAAGAGTATCTGAAACTATATCTGTTCGATGCAAAGACTCCGGCAGAGAAAGAACAGAACCGCCAAACCTTGGCAACAGCACAAGCTGTTAAGGCAAAGCGGACGATTGAGATTCAAAACGGCGAATACACCTTTACGAGACAATTCAAGGAAGATACTCCTTTCCTTGAATATTATCGTAATATGGTTGAAGAGAGACGAAAGAATCCAGAGTCACAGGGTAATTGGGGAAACTGGCGTAGCTGTCTTAGATATCTGGAATTATATTGTGATGAATCTACAACTTTCAGGGATGTCACTCCTGAATTTGTTTCAGGGTTCAAGTCTTTTCTGGAAAACGTAGAGAAAGATGTCTATAAAAGAACAACAGGGGTCCGTCGAGAACGTGATACATTTCAGGGTCTATCTCAAAATTCAAAGGTGTCATATTTCAATAAGCTCAGAGCTTGTATAAATCATGCCTTTGATGAAAGAATTATCGCCGTAAATCCACTACGTGGAATTGAGGGGTTCAAGGCCGCCGAGAGTAAGCGCGACTATTTGACTTTAGAGGAAGTCAGAACATTGGCAAGCACTTCATGTCGCTTCCCCATATTGAAGAGAGCTTTTCTTTTTTCATGCCTTACAGGACTTCGTAAAAGCGACATCCAAAAACTAACATGGGGCGAAGTCCAGAAATTTGGCGACTTTACGCGAATTGTTTTCAGACAAAAGAAAACTGGCGGACAGGAATACCTGGACATCAGTCCACAAGCTGAAAGATACATGGGAGAAAGAGGAAAACCTGATGACAATGTATTCAGCGGCTTCACATATGGTTCATGGACATCTGTAGAATTGAAGCGTTGGGCATGGGAAGCAGGTATCCATAAGGACCTCACTTTTCATTGCGGAAGACATACTTTTGCTGTGCTCATGCTTGATTTGGGTACGGACATATATACTGTATCGAAGCTGCTCGGTCATAAGGAAATTTCAACCACGCAGATTTACGCAAAAGTTTTGGATAAAAACAAGCAGAATGCAGTTTCTCTTATACCCGAGATAGAACAACCAAAAGATCATGAATAA